One part of the Mobula birostris isolate sMobBir1 chromosome 17, sMobBir1.hap1, whole genome shotgun sequence genome encodes these proteins:
- the LOC140211360 gene encoding probable G-protein coupled receptor 150 — METAITLDNAIQANFSPLMWTRDALSNVSEVLEDPFYRRRTRIISVTIIFTLAFMGNLAVVYKICSSRRKTRKIDFLVANLAAADLCVSIMTLLSQVVWEMLEDAWLVGDLACRFSKVFQVFGLIASSNIIATIASERYHATVNPKDSPFPTNILTIMSWICALIFAAPQAFIFTLTTQEGNGKCFNTFSQMPKWHFQMFTIFGAITVFFAPFCILCVAFIRILWTVWKRASFIENCAMEAQRNGFIPTIAPRSSIPRAKIKTLKMTLVIIISFIICRLPYFILEMKFAFGTITEADTDLITVLGILVVSDSAVNPYVYLFFRTDNVHLRRLEKRVCFSCLKGYREETFHRELCAVGKRLEDTSIIALEDDTVHHSASVDNGSSPVSSL; from the coding sequence ATGGAGACGGCGATAACTTTGGACAATGCGATTCAAGCCAACTTCTCCCCGCTAATGTGGACTAGAGATGCATTAAGTAATGTAAGCGAAGTTCTTGAAGACCCGTTTTACCGAAGACGGACCAGGATCATCTCCGTAACCATCATTTTCACCCTGGCTTTCATGGGGAACCTGGCAGTGGTATATAAAATCTGCAGCAGCAGAAGGAAGACGCGGAAAATTGATTTCCTCGTCGCTAACCTGGCGGCTGCAGACCTCTGTGTATCTATCATGACTTTGCTCTCTCAGGTCGTTTGGGAGATGTTGGAAGATGCGTGGCTAGTTGGTGATCTCGCGTGCAGATTTTCCAAAGTCTTCCAGGTCTTTGGACTGATTGCTTCTTCGAATATTATAGCGACGATCGCTTCGGAAAGGTACCACGCCACAGTCAACCCAAAGGACAGCCCtttccccactaacatcttaacgaTTATGTCGTGGATCTGCGCTCTCATATTCGCAGCTCCCCAGGCGTTCATCTTCACACTGACCACGCAGGAAGGAAACGGGAAATGCTTCAATACCTTTAGTCAGATGCCAAAATGGCACTTCCAAATGTTTACAATATTTGGAGCTATTACGGTCTTTTTTGCTCCCTTTTGCATTTTGTGCGTGGCCTTCATAAGAATTCTGTGGACCGTTTGGAAGAGAGCATCGTTCATCGAAAACTGCGCAATGGAAGCACAGCGCAATGGATTCATTCCAACCATCGCTCCCAGAAGCTCAATCCCAAGAGCCAAGATAAAGACTTTGAAGATGACTTTAGTAATTATTATATCCTTTATAATTTGTAGGTTGCCTTATTTTATTTTAGAGATGAAATTTGCCTTTGGGACAATAACAGAGGCGGACACTGACTTAATCACGGTCCTTGGAATCTTGGTGGTTTCCGATAGCGCAGTCAACCCATATGTCTATCTGTTCTTCAGGACCGACAACGTCCACTTAAGGCGACTGGAGAAGAGAGTGTGTTTCTCGTGCCTGAAAGGCTATAGAGAGGAAACATTCCACAGGGAATTGTGCGCAGTTGGGAAACGGCTGGAGGACACCAGCATCATCGCTCTCGAGGATGACACGGTTCACCATTCAGCTTCTGTGGACAACGGCTcgtctcccgtctccagcctGTAA